One Gossypium raimondii isolate GPD5lz chromosome 3, ASM2569854v1, whole genome shotgun sequence genomic window carries:
- the LOC105794382 gene encoding protein indeterminate-domain 5, chloroplastic isoform X2, protein MAAASSSTPFFGTREENQNQMMQVQSSTATPTSSTAPTTAPQKRKRNHPGTSYPDAEVIALSPKTLMATNRFICEVCNKGFQREQNLQLHRRGHNLPWKLRQKTTKEVKRKVYLCPEPTCVHHDPSKALGDLTGIKKHYSRKHGEKKWKCEKCSKRYAVQSDWKAHSKTCGTREYRCDCGTLFSRRDSFITHRAFCDALAQESARHPTNLSTMGSHHLFGGNHHMSLGLSHVGSQIPPLQDQNQVQPSRNLLRLGSTSGAVKFDHLISPSNPSSLQNMPSSMFFMAEAANQGFHQDHQSHHGHGLYPNKPLHGLMQLPDLQGSTNNSPTSSNFFNLGFFSNTSATSSISTSEIGGGQGPALFPSNMGDQVGSGMSSLYTTSMQHENISPHMSATALLQKAAQIGSTTSNNTTSTLLRGLGSSLSGGTKSDRPVFSPNFGSNFEGGNGSETLRSHMEDDSNLQGLMNSLAANGNSSIFDGGPSHGQDNNFGGFNGSGLTLEPQSSNANFCNVNEAKLHQNLAAGIGGTDKLTLDFLGVGGMVGNISGGFSQREQHGINISSLEPDMKSSVQPNTEHFGHAKLVKAPRQA, encoded by the exons ATGGCCGCCGCCTCATCGTCCACACCTTTTTTTGGAACCAgggaagaaaatcaaaaccagaTGATGCAAGTACAATCATCCACCGCTACACCCACTTCGTCAACTGCTCCAACCACTGCACCTCAGAAGAGGAAGAGAAATCACCCTGGAACATCAT ATCCAGATGCGGAAGTGATAGCACTATCTCCCAAGACTCTAATGGCAACAAACAGGTTCATTTGTGAGGTATGCAACAAAGGGTTCCAAAGGGAGCAAAATTTACAGCTCCACAGAAGAGGACACAATCTGCCTTGGAAGCTAAGACAAAAGACAACAAAAGAAGTGAAGAGGAAAGTTTATCTTTGCCCAGAACCCACATGCGTCCACCATGACCCTTCTAAGGCACTTGGCGACCTCACTGGCATCAAAAAGCATTACTCAAGAAAACATGGTGAGAAGAAATGGAAGTGTGAGAAGTGTTCCAAGAGGTATGCCGTGCAATCGGATTGGAAAGCTCATTCAAAGACTTGCGGCACTAGAGAGTACAGATGTGATTGTGGCACTCTTTTCTCAAG ACGTGATAGTTTTATTACTCACCGGGCCTTTTGCGATGCACTGGCTCAAGAGAGTGCTAGACACCCCACCAACTTAAGCACAATGGGCAGTCATCACCTCTTTGGAGGTAATCATCACATGAGTTTAGGGTTATCCCATGTTGGTTCTCAAATTCCGCCACTGCAAGACCAGAATCAAGTTCAACCGTCGAGAAATCTGTTGAGGTTGGGAAGTACATCTGGAGCGGTAAAGTTCGATCACCTTATTTCTCCATCAAACCCTTCTTCATTACAGAACATGCCATCGTCTATGTTCTTCATGGCAGAGGCAGCAAACCAAGGCTTTCATCAAGACCATCAATCTCACCATGGGCACGGATTATATCCCAACAAACCATTGCATGGGCTTATGCAACTTCCTGACCTTCAAGGAAGTACAAACAATTCCCCCACTTCAtccaattttttcaatttaggcTTCTTTTCCAATACCAGTGCTACAAGCAGCATAAGTACCAGTGAAATAGGTGGCGGTCAAGGGCCCGCATTGTTCCCTTCTAACATGGGAGATCAGGTTGGTTCAGGAATGTCCTCTCTTTATACCACTTCAATGCAACATGAGAACATCTCTCCACATATGTCGGCCACTGCATTGCTTCAAAAAGCTGCTCAAATAGGTTCAACTACAAGCAACAACACTACTTCCACTTTGCTAAGGGGATTAGGAAGCTCATTATCAGGTGGGACTAAATCCGACAGACCTGTTTTCTCCCCTAACTTCGGCAGTAATTTCGAGGGTGGCAATGGAAGTGAAACCCTACGATCACATATGGAGGATGATAGCAATCTGCAAGGATTAATGAACTCACTTGCAGCAAATGGTAACTCTTCCATTTTCGACGGCGGCCCAAGCCATGGGCAAGATAACAACTTCGGAGGGTTCAATGGAAGTGGGTTGACACTAGAACCGCAAAGCAGTAATGCTAACTTTTGCAACGTTAACGAGGCAAAGTTGCATCAAAATCTCGCCGCAGGCATAGGCGGGACTGATAAATTGACCTTGGATTTTCTAGGCGTTGGAGGAATGGTTGGAAACATTAGTGGTGGTTTTTCGCAGAGAGAACAACATGGGATCAACATTAGCTCCTTGGAACCTGACATGAAATCATCAGTTCAACCAAATACTGAACACTTTGGTCATGCAAAACTTGTCAAAGCGCCTAGGCAAGCGTAG
- the LOC105794382 gene encoding protein indeterminate-domain 5, chloroplastic isoform X1, with translation MAAASSSTPFFGTREENQNQMMQVQSSTATPTSSTAPTTAPQKRKRNHPGTSSDPDAEVIALSPKTLMATNRFICEVCNKGFQREQNLQLHRRGHNLPWKLRQKTTKEVKRKVYLCPEPTCVHHDPSKALGDLTGIKKHYSRKHGEKKWKCEKCSKRYAVQSDWKAHSKTCGTREYRCDCGTLFSRRDSFITHRAFCDALAQESARHPTNLSTMGSHHLFGGNHHMSLGLSHVGSQIPPLQDQNQVQPSRNLLRLGSTSGAVKFDHLISPSNPSSLQNMPSSMFFMAEAANQGFHQDHQSHHGHGLYPNKPLHGLMQLPDLQGSTNNSPTSSNFFNLGFFSNTSATSSISTSEIGGGQGPALFPSNMGDQVGSGMSSLYTTSMQHENISPHMSATALLQKAAQIGSTTSNNTTSTLLRGLGSSLSGGTKSDRPVFSPNFGSNFEGGNGSETLRSHMEDDSNLQGLMNSLAANGNSSIFDGGPSHGQDNNFGGFNGSGLTLEPQSSNANFCNVNEAKLHQNLAAGIGGTDKLTLDFLGVGGMVGNISGGFSQREQHGINISSLEPDMKSSVQPNTEHFGHAKLVKAPRQA, from the exons ATGGCCGCCGCCTCATCGTCCACACCTTTTTTTGGAACCAgggaagaaaatcaaaaccagaTGATGCAAGTACAATCATCCACCGCTACACCCACTTCGTCAACTGCTCCAACCACTGCACCTCAGAAGAGGAAGAGAAATCACCCTGGAACATCAT CAGATCCAGATGCGGAAGTGATAGCACTATCTCCCAAGACTCTAATGGCAACAAACAGGTTCATTTGTGAGGTATGCAACAAAGGGTTCCAAAGGGAGCAAAATTTACAGCTCCACAGAAGAGGACACAATCTGCCTTGGAAGCTAAGACAAAAGACAACAAAAGAAGTGAAGAGGAAAGTTTATCTTTGCCCAGAACCCACATGCGTCCACCATGACCCTTCTAAGGCACTTGGCGACCTCACTGGCATCAAAAAGCATTACTCAAGAAAACATGGTGAGAAGAAATGGAAGTGTGAGAAGTGTTCCAAGAGGTATGCCGTGCAATCGGATTGGAAAGCTCATTCAAAGACTTGCGGCACTAGAGAGTACAGATGTGATTGTGGCACTCTTTTCTCAAG ACGTGATAGTTTTATTACTCACCGGGCCTTTTGCGATGCACTGGCTCAAGAGAGTGCTAGACACCCCACCAACTTAAGCACAATGGGCAGTCATCACCTCTTTGGAGGTAATCATCACATGAGTTTAGGGTTATCCCATGTTGGTTCTCAAATTCCGCCACTGCAAGACCAGAATCAAGTTCAACCGTCGAGAAATCTGTTGAGGTTGGGAAGTACATCTGGAGCGGTAAAGTTCGATCACCTTATTTCTCCATCAAACCCTTCTTCATTACAGAACATGCCATCGTCTATGTTCTTCATGGCAGAGGCAGCAAACCAAGGCTTTCATCAAGACCATCAATCTCACCATGGGCACGGATTATATCCCAACAAACCATTGCATGGGCTTATGCAACTTCCTGACCTTCAAGGAAGTACAAACAATTCCCCCACTTCAtccaattttttcaatttaggcTTCTTTTCCAATACCAGTGCTACAAGCAGCATAAGTACCAGTGAAATAGGTGGCGGTCAAGGGCCCGCATTGTTCCCTTCTAACATGGGAGATCAGGTTGGTTCAGGAATGTCCTCTCTTTATACCACTTCAATGCAACATGAGAACATCTCTCCACATATGTCGGCCACTGCATTGCTTCAAAAAGCTGCTCAAATAGGTTCAACTACAAGCAACAACACTACTTCCACTTTGCTAAGGGGATTAGGAAGCTCATTATCAGGTGGGACTAAATCCGACAGACCTGTTTTCTCCCCTAACTTCGGCAGTAATTTCGAGGGTGGCAATGGAAGTGAAACCCTACGATCACATATGGAGGATGATAGCAATCTGCAAGGATTAATGAACTCACTTGCAGCAAATGGTAACTCTTCCATTTTCGACGGCGGCCCAAGCCATGGGCAAGATAACAACTTCGGAGGGTTCAATGGAAGTGGGTTGACACTAGAACCGCAAAGCAGTAATGCTAACTTTTGCAACGTTAACGAGGCAAAGTTGCATCAAAATCTCGCCGCAGGCATAGGCGGGACTGATAAATTGACCTTGGATTTTCTAGGCGTTGGAGGAATGGTTGGAAACATTAGTGGTGGTTTTTCGCAGAGAGAACAACATGGGATCAACATTAGCTCCTTGGAACCTGACATGAAATCATCAGTTCAACCAAATACTGAACACTTTGGTCATGCAAAACTTGTCAAAGCGCCTAGGCAAGCGTAG